A window of the Hordeum vulgare subsp. vulgare chromosome 5H, MorexV3_pseudomolecules_assembly, whole genome shotgun sequence genome harbors these coding sequences:
- the LOC123399676 gene encoding GDSL esterase/lipase EXL3-like, which translates to MAALHALRPATHTTGGSSRTTRTVGFKMMITSRWRMLVVMVVAAAMAMAAAPAMVCGRDLNQTVTAQAMQQGQGSSNKKPLVTALIVFGDSIVDPGNNNNLPSTRMKANHAPYGKDFAGHVATGRFSNALLPPDLIAQRLNLKPLLGPWLNVEHTPEDLLTGVSFASGATGFDPLTPQLVNVFTMDQELEFFDEYRRRLVGIVGEAETRRIIAGAFFFVVSGTDDLANTYFMTPYRAGDYDIPAYVDLLLVGAEAFLRNASARGARKMGFTGMPPIGCVPSQRTIGGGPRRRCEARRNYAALMYNKALQQLIGRLNADPTFHTLVVYFDIYDIIEELAVHGDRWGFTELTHGCCGSGLIEVTMLCDARYMGVCDDVDKHVFFDSYHPTQRAYEIIVDYIFKNYVPLMHL; encoded by the exons ATGGCCGCCCTGCATGCGTTGAGGCCAGCTACTCACACAACAGGAGGTAGCTCTCGCACTACACGTACGGTGGGTTTCAAGATGATGATAACCAGCCGGTGGAGAATGctcgtggtgatggtggtggcggcggcaatGGCGATGGCGGCAGCGCCGGCGATGGTGTGCGGGAGGGACCTGAACCAGACGGTGACGGCGCAGGCGATGCAGCAGGGTCAGGGGAGTAGTAACAAGAAGCCGCTGGTGACGGCGCTGATCGTGTTCGGCGACTCGATCGTGGAccccggcaacaacaacaacctgcCGTCGACGAGGATGAAGGCCAACCACGCGCCCTACGGCAAGGACTTCGCCGGCCACGTCGCCACCGGCCGATTCTCCAACGCGCTCCTGCCACCCGACCTCATCG CTCAGAGGCTTAACTTGAAGCCACTCCTTGGTCCATGGCTGAACGTGGAGCACACGCCGGAGGACCTGCTCACCGGCGTCAGCTTCGCGTCGGGCGCCACCGGGTTCGACCCGCTGACCCCGCAGCTGGTGAACGTGTTCACCATGGACCAGGAGCTGGAGTTCTTCGACGAGTACCGGCGCCGGCTGGTGGGCATCGTGGGGGAGGCCGAGACGCGCCGCATCATCGCCGGCGCCTTCTTCTTCGTGGTCTCCGGGACCGACGACCTCGCCAACACCTACTTCATGACCCCCTACCGCGCCGGCGACTACGACATCCCGGCGTACGTGGACCTGCTCCTCGTCGGCGCCGAGGCCTTCCTCCGCAACGCCAGCGCGCGGGGCGCCCGGAAGATGGGGTTCACGGGGATGCCGCCCATCGGGTGCGTCCCCTCGCAGCGCACCATCGGCGGCGGCCCGCGCCGCCGCTGCGAGGCCCGCCGGAACTACGCCGCGCTCATGTACAACAAGGCGCTGCAGCAGCTCATCGGCAGGCTCAACGCTGACCCCACGTTCCACACCCTCGTCGTCTACTTCGACATCTACGACATCATCGAGGAGCTCGCCGTGCATGGTGACCGGTGGGGGTTCACGGAGCTCACGCACGGGTGTTGTGGGTCTGGGCTCATCGAGGTCACCATGCTGTGTGATGCAAGGTACATGGGGGTGTGCGATGATGTGGACAAGCATGTGTTCTTCGACAGCTACCACCCCACGCAGAGGGCGTATGAGATCATCGTCGACTACATCTTCAAGAACTACGTGCCCCTCATGCACCTCTGA